One genomic window of Podarcis muralis chromosome 9, rPodMur119.hap1.1, whole genome shotgun sequence includes the following:
- the LOC114603910 gene encoding alcohol dehydrogenase 1-like isoform X3, with amino-acid sequence MDTPGKVIATGICGTDDHVLTGSFPKVNYPVIPGHEGAGIVESIGEGVTCVKPGDKVIPLCLPQCGECASCLKPNTNCCLKTHLLEPQNLMPDKTSRFTCQGKLVHHFLWISTFSEYTVMPDSTVVKIDDGAPLDKVCLFGCGFSTGYGAALNTAQVTPGSSCAVFGLGGVGLSVVMGCKAAGASQIIGIDINKDKFVTAKELGATECLNPLDYKKPIQEVLVEMTDHGVDYAFEVVGCLDTLTAALASCHMGCGVCVMVGVPPLGSRLSFDPMLLFTGRTLKGSFIGGWKMKDSIPQLVSSYMEGKFKPDILITHTLPFSKISEGFDLLHAGKRQGVRNKKRSPL; translated from the exons GTAATAGCCACAGGGATATGTGGAACTGATGACCATGTTCTGACAGGCTCTTTCCCTAAAGTCAATTATCCTGTCATTCCTGGGCACGAAGGAGCTGGAATTGTAGAGAGCATAGGTGAAGGAGTGACTTGTGTGAAGCCAG GAGACAAAGTTATCCCTCTTTGTCTGCCTCAGTGCGGAGAATGCGCCTCGTGCTTGAAACCTAACACCAACTGTTGCCTAAAAACCCA CCTTCTTGAGCCACAGAATCTAATGCCAGACAAAACCAGCCGATTCACCTGCCAGGGGAAGTTAGTTCACCACTTCCTTTGGATCAGCACTTTCTCAGAATATACAGTCATGCCTGACTCAACCGTTGTTAAAATTGATGATGGTGCCCCTCTGGATAAAGTCTGTCTTTTTGGCTGTGGATTTTCCACCGGCTATGGGGCTGCCCTCAATACAGCCCAG GTCACGCCAGGTTCCTCCTGTGCTGTCTTCGGTTTGGGAGGAGTTGGTCTTTCTGTGGTCATGGGATGCAAAGCAGCTGGAGCTTCGCAGATCATTGGGATCGACATTAACAAAGACAAATTTGTAACAGCGAAAGAATTGGGAGccacagaatgccttaatcctCTGGATTACAAGAAGCCAATTCAGGAAGTGCTGGTTGAAATGACAGATCATGGTGTTGACTATGCATTTGAGGTTGTTGGGTGTTTGGATACGTTG ACAGCTGCTCTAGCGTCCTGTCACATGGGCTGCGGAGTCTGCGTGATGGTTGGTGTGCCTCCTTTAGGCTCTAGGCTCTCCTTCGATCCTATGCTGCTTTTTACAGGACGCACCTTGAAAGGGAGCTTCATTGGAG GATGGAAGATGAAAGATTCTATCCCTCAGCTGGTATCCAGTTACATGGAGGGGAAATTTAAGCCAGATATTTTAATAACCCACACCTTGCCATTCAGCAAGATCAGCGAAGGATTTGATTTGCTTCATGCAGGGAAGAG